A single window of Mugil cephalus isolate CIBA_MC_2020 chromosome 1, CIBA_Mcephalus_1.1, whole genome shotgun sequence DNA harbors:
- the ptpn22 gene encoding tyrosine-protein phosphatase non-receptor type 22 produces MEQQAWILRSFLDQQERLEAVDQEATNAIAGEFGRLKSQSIKYRTDKTYTTKAAEKQENIKKNRYKDIVPFDHSRVKLSLATSKNSTDYINANFIKGVTGSRAYIATQGPLPHTVLDFLRMIWEYNIEVVVMACREFEMGKKKCEVYWPQNQEETFVCEPFTVYCDSEESKGDYLTRTLRMTYRNCSRTLKQLHYVNWPDHGVPDTIPPILDMLHEMRSYQDHDDIPICIHCSAGCGRTGALCAIDYTWNLLRRQMITSDFRIYDLVQNMRTQRPSVVQTKEQYELVYRTIKFLFQRYLQTMDTQTCQNEVVPSALNESEFSYLTEDYDLMQQFQHLLEEERQALPQYYTALPSAPNASLIDLRAEAMQWDQQQWQLIQTLPEATRAPAVEEKIQESKDVPSASLPPSSGVAAAVCMMVEDPYFDTPISSPSSGAASVDHVEESDAWTFSPIFTAPTLCLNDLVLEPASDAVAVGGDEDAPPPLPERTPESYVLDVNAALSDPNERLIIPPNAAAEPVRELGGSPPSPVPPLPERTPESYELAVDEAAVEQRSNVTPSVRQHKIGMSSEWSGNSLVAANPLPNGSKDFVRSKSLKVKMTFTAAAPDTHLDLASNATPDLRPYCPPLDPHPPQIEDSLEPPLPDRTPESFIIPTEETTTRNLSARVGMSSEWDGTAQPKTFLDGVMNRSKSVRAKSTRQEPLTALQPHAPPPVVVAGGGSVERLDVNHRAPLNADKSGNKLDKSTEKSMSRTKSLKFFKHKQKPKTPPPPPPTQPGAPAPSHSALSSMFKFGFGQRFAKPKGPRSYPETWV; encoded by the exons ATGGAGCAGCAGGCCTGGATACTGAGGAGCTTCCTGGACCAGCAGGAGAGGCTGGAGGCTGTGGACCAAGAGGCAACGAATGCCATCGCTGGGGAGTTTGGG AGGTTGAAAAGTCAGTCCATAAAGTACCGCACTGACAAGACCTACACCACCAAGGCAGCggaaaagcaggaaaacatcAAGAAGAACCGATACAAGGACATCGTCCCCT TTGACCACAGCAGAGTAAAGCTCAGTCTCGCCACCTCTAAAAACAGCACAGATTATATCAATGCCAATTTCATCAAG GGAGTGACGGGTTCCAGGGCCTACATTGCCACTCAGGGTCCCCTACCTCACACAGTGCTGGACTTCTTGAGGATGATTTGGGAATATAACATAGAG GTCGTTGTGATGGCCTGTCGAGAATTTGAGATGGGAAAG AAAAAATGTGAGGTCTACTGGCCACAAAACCAAGAGGAGACATTCGTCTGTGAGCCTTTTACAGTTTACTGT GATTCTGAGGAAAGCAAAGGAGACTATTTGACAAGGACGTTAAGGATGACTTACCGCAAC TGTAGCCGAACTTTGAAACAGTTGCACTATGTCAACTGGCCAGATCACGGTGTACCAGACACCATTCCTCCCATTCTGGACATGTTGCATGAAATGCGCTCCTATCAGGACCATGATGACATCCCTATCTGCATCCACTGCAG TGCTGGCTGTGGTAGAACGGGAGCCCTGTGTGCCATTGATTATACCTGGAACCTCCTtaggagacag atgaTCACTTCAGATTTCAGAATCTACGATTTAGTTCAAAACATGAGAACTCAGAGGCCGTCGGTGGTTCAAACGaag GAACAATATGAGCTGGTCTACAGAACCATCAAGTTCCTGTTTCAGAGATATTTGCAGACCATGGATACGCAGACCTGCCAAAATGAG GTGGTCCCATCTGCTCTCAATGAAAGTGAATTCTCATACCTGACCGAGGACTATGACTTGATGCAACAATTCCAGCACCTGCTTGAAGAGGAGAGGCAGGCGTTACCTCAGTACTACACTGCCCTGCCTTCTGCTCCGAACGCGAGTCTTATTGACTTGAGGGCTGAGGCCATGCAGTGGGACCAACAGCAGTGGCAGCTAATCCAGACCCTACCCGAGGCCACCAGAGCCCCTGCAGTAGAGGAGAAGATACAGGAGAGCAAGGACGTGCCATCAGCGAGCCTTCCACCCTCGTCCGGTGTGGCAGCGGCCGTTTGCATGATGGTGGAGGACCCCTACTTTGACACTCCTATCAGCTCCCCTTCTTCAGGGGCGGCATCCGTGGACCACGTTGAAGAGAGCGACGCCTGGACATTTAGCCCAATCTTCACTGCGCCCACATTGTGTCTGAATGACCTGGTTCTGGAACCTGCCTCAG ATGCTGTTGCAGTAGGTGGCGATGAAGACGCGCCTCCGCCACTGCCTGAACGAACCCCTGAATCCTACGTGCTGGATGTGAATGCAG CGCTCTCGGATCCAAATGAAAGGCTTATCATTCCACCCAATGCTGCAGCTGAGCCTGTCAGGGAGTTGGGAG GCAGCCCCCCCTCACCTGTCCCCCCACTCCCCGAGAGAACCCCGGAGTCATATGAGTTGGCTGTCGATGAAG CTGCTGTGGAGCAGAGGTCAAACGTCACGCCATCCGTGAGACAGCACAAAATAGGGATGTCTTCCGAATGGTCTGGAAACTCACTAGTGGCTGCCAACCCACTTCCGAATGGATCAAAGGACTTTGTGAGGAGTAAG AGTCTGAAAGTAAAAATGACCTTCACAG CTGCAGCCCCAGACACACATCTTGATCTCGCATCAAATGCGACTCCAGACCTCCGCCCCTACTGTCCACCTCTGGACCCACATCCTCCTCAAA TTGAGGACAGCCTGGAGCCTCCCCTTCCAGACAGAACCCCCGAGTCTTTCATCATCCCCACAGAGGAAA CAACAACAAGAAACCTCTCGGCGAGGGTGGGCATGTCGTCCGAGTGGGACGGCACTGCCCAGCCCAAGACGTTCCTCGATGGCGTCATGAACAGGAGCAAG AGTGTTCGAGCTAAAAGCACAAGACAAG AGCCCCTCACTGCACTTCAGCCGCACGCTCCGCCCCCTGTGGTTGtagctggaggaggaagtg TGGAACGGCTCGACGTGAACCACAGAGCCCCTCTGAACGCTGACAAATCAGGAAACAAATTAGACAAAAGCACAGAGAAGTCCATGTCTAGAACAAAG AGTCTTAagttttttaaacacaaacaaaagc CTAAaaccccccctccaccgccTCCTACTCAACCTGGAGCACCAGCTCCGTCACACAGCGCCTTATCTTCAATGTTCAAATTCG GATTTGGGCAGCGTTTTGCAAAGCCAAAAGGCCCCAGGAGTTATCCAGAGACCTGGGTCTGA
- the LOC125018412 gene encoding uncharacterized protein LOC125018412, whose translation MKALCLILLFHASLQLQCDKTKITSHIGGEFVLVCWYDTSRYSLSKKYWCRGDSRKTCEVLVDSERVKKTKNTQRSFVVDARKRGLIVKVTQLQTDDTGVYWVGIDKIYADIMTSVHVVVTEVPVSKPTAWPLSSLVDRPTCWGEPVTVRCSCAKGTAIRYAWYQRTEPEHFLLHRSSDLSLDCATVGGGSEYYCTASNDVSSEESEIVSVQVLVPANSSCIYAVRVQGQPIYDCMDRISTTTPRPPPVTTTCHGVATEIHPDTRNQSLQANQTDGFFNRAWTGVPFWYTLLRWGCFASLLMILCIIHRCTNTRHKRHIKRRKKVPFRPVPHLAQ comes from the exons ATGAAGGCGCTGTGTCTGATCTTGCTTTTTCATG CAAGTCTTCAGCTTCAGTGTGATAAAACAAAGATCACATCACATATTGGAGGTGAATTTGTTCTGGTCTGCTGGTATGACACATCACGCTACTCGCTGAGTAAAAAGTACTGGTGCCGAGGAGACTCCAGAAAAACCTGTGAGGTGCTGGTGGATTCAGAGAGagttaaaaaaactaaaaacacacagagatcgTTCGTAGTAGATGCACGAAAAAGGGGCCTGATAGTGAAAGTCACCCAACTCCAAACTGATGACACTGGGGTGTACTGGGTTGGAATTGACAAAATCTACGCTGACATCATGACATCAGTCCATGTGGTTGTTACTGAAG TTCCAGTATCTAAACCCACAGCTTGGCCCTTGAGCTCTCTGGTGGACAGGCCGACATGCTGGGGGGAGCCGGTGACTGTGCGCTGCAGCTGTGCAAAGGGCACAGCCATCCGTTATGCCTGGTATCAGCGCACTGAGCCCGagcacttcctgcttcaccGCTCCTCCGACTTGTCCCTGGACTGTGCAACAGTGGGAGGGGGCAGCGAGTATTACTGCACCGCCAGCAACGACGTAAGCAGTGAGGAGAGTGAAATCGTCTCCGTGCAGGTTCTGGTGCCTGCAAACAGCAGCTGTATCTATGCTGTTCGTGTGCAGG GCCAACCCATTTATGACTGCATGGACAGAATCAGCACAACCACACCCAGACCACCGCCAGTGACTACCACCTGCCATGGAGTTGCCACAGAAATCCACCCTGACACAAGAAACCAGTCTTTGCAGGCCAATCAAACTGATGGGTTTTTCAACAG ggcCTGGACTGGCGTGCCTTTCTGGTATACACTGCTACGTTGGGGTTGTTTTGCATCCTTACTGATGATTCTTTGCATAATTCACCGATGTACAAATACAAGGCACAAAAGACATATCAAGAGAAGGAAGAAGGTTCCTTTCAGACCAGTTCCTCATTTGGCTCAATGA